One part of the Phragmites australis chromosome 3, lpPhrAust1.1, whole genome shotgun sequence genome encodes these proteins:
- the LOC133912257 gene encoding jasmonate-induced oxygenase 4-like isoform X1, which translates to MASCFNGGAGWPEPVVRVQAVSDTCGATIPERYVKPPSERPSFSPAPDGGGGGLNIPVVDLSMPDADATSRAVSAACREWGFFQAVNHGVRPEQLQRARAAWRGFFRQPAEVRERYANSPATYEGYGSRLGTTKGGPLDWGDYYFLHLLPPSLKSHDKWPSLPPSLRETTEEYGEEVVQLCRRVMQLLSSGLGLEAGRLQTAFGGAGHEGACMRVNFYPRCPQPEMTLGVAAHSDPGGMTMLLVDHHVRGLQVRRADQWITVDPVPDAFIVNIGDQIQVLSNAVYKSVEHRVTVSAAEDRLSMAFFYNPRSDLPIAPIVELVAPGRPALYPEMTFDEYRVYIRQRGLAGKAQLQSLQATATAGCNSAAVSPAGSDPTDSSSS; encoded by the exons ATGGCTAGCTGCTTCAACGGCGGCGCCGGCTGGCCGGAGCCCGTCGTGCGCGTGCAGGCCGTATCGGATACCTGCGGCGCGACGATCCCCGAGCGGTACGTCAAGCCTCCGTCCGAGCGGCCGTCGTTCTCGCCTGCCCcagacggtggcggcggcggcctgaaCATCCCGGTCGTGGACCTGTCAATGCCGGACGCGGACGCGACGTCCCGCGCCGTGTCGGCGGCGTGCCGGGAGTGGGGGTTCTTCCAGGCGGTGAACCACGGTGTGCGCCCAGAGCAGCTGCAACGCGCGCGGGCGGCGTGGCGCGGCTTCTTCCGGCAGCCGGCGGAGGTGCGCGAGCGATATGCAAACTCGCCGGCGACCTACGAAGGGTACGGCAGCCGCCTGGGCACCACCAAAGGCGGTCCCCTTGACTGGGGCGACTACTacttcctccacctcctccccccGTCCCTCAAGAGCCACGACAAGTggccctccctccctccctctctgcg GGAGACGACGGAGGAGTACGGCGAGGAGGTGGTGCAGCTGTGCCGGAGGGTGATGCAGCTGTTGTCGAGCGGGCTGGGGCTGGAAGCCGGGAGGCTGCAGACTGCGTTCGGCGGGGCGGGCCACGAGGGGGCGTGCATGCGGGTCAACTTCTACCCTCGATGCCCGCAGCCGGAGATGACGCTCGGCGTGGCGGCGCACTCCGACCCCGGAGGCATGACCATGCTGCTCGTCGACCACCACGTTAGGGGCCTGCAGGTCAGGAGGGCCGACCAGTGGATCACCGTCGACCCCGTTCCCGACGCCTTCATCGTCAACATCGGAGACCAAATCCAG GTGCTGAGCAACGCGGTGTACAAGAGCGTGGAGCACCGGGTGACGGTCAGCGCGGCGGAGGACCGGCTGTCGATGGCCTTCTTCTACAACCCGCGGAGCGACCTGCCGATCGCGCCCATTGTCGAGCTGGTGGCGCCCGGCCGCCCCGCGCTGTACCCGGAGATGACCTTCGACGAGTACCGCGTCTACATCCGGCAGCGCGGCCTGGCCGGCAAGGCGCAGCTACAGTCACTGCAGGCCACGGCCACCGCCGGCTGCAATAGTGCGGCCGTCTCCCCTGCTGGTTCAGACCCAACTGATTCGTCCTCTAGCTAG
- the LOC133912257 gene encoding jasmonate-induced oxygenase 1-like isoform X2, with the protein MASCFNGGAGWPEPVVRVQAVSDTCGATIPERYVKPPSERPSFSPAPDGGGGGLNIPVVDLSMPDADATSRAVSAACREWGFFQAVNHGVRPEQLQRARAAWRGFFRQPAEVRERYANSPATYEGYGSRLGTTKGGPLDWGDYYFLHLLPPSLKSHDKWPSLPPSLRETTEEYGEEVVQLCRRVMQLLSSGLGLEAGRLQTAFGGAGHEGACMRVNFYPRCPQPEMTLGVAAHSDPGGMTMLLVDHHVRGLQVRRADQWITVDPVPDAFIVNIGDQIQAYMDVCLHGFALDVPLLSLRK; encoded by the exons ATGGCTAGCTGCTTCAACGGCGGCGCCGGCTGGCCGGAGCCCGTCGTGCGCGTGCAGGCCGTATCGGATACCTGCGGCGCGACGATCCCCGAGCGGTACGTCAAGCCTCCGTCCGAGCGGCCGTCGTTCTCGCCTGCCCcagacggtggcggcggcggcctgaaCATCCCGGTCGTGGACCTGTCAATGCCGGACGCGGACGCGACGTCCCGCGCCGTGTCGGCGGCGTGCCGGGAGTGGGGGTTCTTCCAGGCGGTGAACCACGGTGTGCGCCCAGAGCAGCTGCAACGCGCGCGGGCGGCGTGGCGCGGCTTCTTCCGGCAGCCGGCGGAGGTGCGCGAGCGATATGCAAACTCGCCGGCGACCTACGAAGGGTACGGCAGCCGCCTGGGCACCACCAAAGGCGGTCCCCTTGACTGGGGCGACTACTacttcctccacctcctccccccGTCCCTCAAGAGCCACGACAAGTggccctccctccctccctctctgcg GGAGACGACGGAGGAGTACGGCGAGGAGGTGGTGCAGCTGTGCCGGAGGGTGATGCAGCTGTTGTCGAGCGGGCTGGGGCTGGAAGCCGGGAGGCTGCAGACTGCGTTCGGCGGGGCGGGCCACGAGGGGGCGTGCATGCGGGTCAACTTCTACCCTCGATGCCCGCAGCCGGAGATGACGCTCGGCGTGGCGGCGCACTCCGACCCCGGAGGCATGACCATGCTGCTCGTCGACCACCACGTTAGGGGCCTGCAGGTCAGGAGGGCCGACCAGTGGATCACCGTCGACCCCGTTCCCGACGCCTTCATCGTCAACATCGGAGACCAAATCCAG GCGTATATGGATGTGTGCCTACATGGATTTGCACTTGATGTGCCATTGCTATCACTGAGGAAGTGA